Part of the bacterium genome, CAAAGGATGATGGTATTTTATGGATTCTTGCCTCATCCAAGAAAAACCTTCCCTTTGAAAATAAAATTACCCTCTCTGGTTTTTTGCCCGAAGATACTGAAAATCTCCTTTTAAATTTTAACAAAGGGGCAAAGGAAAGGCTTTTTGAAATAACAGAGGGCATTTCCTACCCATTCTTTGTTCTTTTAGAAAGGATAGGAAACAAAGATAAAATAGATTCCTTTCTTGTAGATGAGGCATTAAGCAGGGAGATAAGGGAGAATGGAAGGCTTAATAATTATTGTGAGCAAATAATGGATAATGCAATAAACGCAGCGCGGGGAGAGGGGCTTATTAGAAGCTGTCTTATCTCTTTAGCAAGAAATCCCCATCAAAAGCTTACCGCTATTTCAAAGGATATAAGAAGAAGCACAGGTGTTACAAAGAGCCTCCTTTCAAGACTCATGGAAACAGAGATTATTGAGAGAAAAGATAATGCCTATTTTATTCCAAATAGCCTCCTTAATTTATGGATAAACATCTATTATTATGGAAAAAGGCTAGAGATCAAAGACCCAATTATTAATCTGCTTAAAAGCTTTAACCATCAAAAGGTTTCTGGAGAGATATTTGGAATGGAAGAAGGAATAATCCTTCCTAAATTTTTATCTTTAAATATAAGGGACGATGGTCTTATTGAGGGAGAGGGAGAAAAGGAAAAATGGCTTATTAAGGTGCTAAGGGAGGGAATAGCTGGAAATAAAGAGCTAGAAGAATTAAAGGGTTTTTCCGAAAAGGCTAATTCACTTGCCTGGTTTATCTCAATGGATGGATTTTCATCTGATGTTTTCTTTCAAAAAGGGAAAACAATGCTTTCCATTGGAGAGGATATAAAAACCCTCCAAGAAATTTTGACAAGAAAGGAATGATTGTTTATAATTTTAGGGAGAGGGCGGATGGCTCAGAGGAAGAGCGCCTGCTTCACACGCAGGAGGTCGCAGGTTCAAATCCTGCTTCGCCTAATAGAAGATAAAAGTTAGAAAGAAAGATTTAGCGTAAAGAGATGCTTAATATGGGAAACAAGAGGCAGGATTTGAAGGGAGCACCGCGATGCGACCTTATGGGAGCATCAATAGCGGTGCGGGTGGCCAACCCGAAACGAACGAAGTGAGTGGAGGGCGCCAAGCCCTGCTTCGCCTAGAAAATATGAAAGAAACAATAGA contains:
- a CDS encoding ATP-binding protein, encoding MFVGRTDVLKKLWKAKDELLEGKGSLYFISGIKGSGKTFLLKKFAQSINDVDVVYIDIKRLSLSIDLFCIYFIGNIFFFLAKEEGEKASYFNVGFQKKIIEELNDKEITRHLNPFYEELQKQKPDYSLLLKLAFQFPSIISKNLSIPIVLLLDEFQEISFVSNYRIDPYGLFKKATKDDGILWILASSKKNLPFENKITLSGFLPEDTENLLLNFNKGAKERLFEITEGISYPFFVLLERIGNKDKIDSFLVDEALSREIRENGRLNNYCEQIMDNAINAARGEGLIRSCLISLARNPHQKLTAISKDIRRSTGVTKSLLSRLMETEIIERKDNAYFIPNSLLNLWINIYYYGKRLEIKDPIINLLKSFNHQKVSGEIFGMEEGIILPKFLSLNIRDDGLIEGEGEKEKWLIKVLREGIAGNKELEELKGFSEKANSLAWFISMDGFSSDVFFQKGKTMLSIGEDIKTLQEILTRKE